A window of Campylobacter lari subsp. lari contains these coding sequences:
- the recO gene encoding recombination protein RecO: MQGYILHTQSVKDEDLIVYLLSAKKVIKSYRFYGMRHSNILSGYKIDFELEESSRFLPRLKDVLHIGFSWILDRERMFFWQEFIRLFYLHLKDVEEIDSFYFELLEDCAKRFEKQDCKRVIVDAYLKILDFEGRLHKSFVCFYCDEYIQKNVVLIRAFLPAHKKCAFGYEFNAKDLVKLYRSFNSSHFSDEYIDNLYKIIKEGF; this comes from the coding sequence ATGCAAGGATATATTTTACACACTCAGAGTGTAAAAGATGAGGACTTAATCGTTTATCTTTTAAGTGCTAAAAAAGTTATTAAAAGTTATAGATTTTATGGCATGCGTCATTCTAATATACTAAGTGGGTATAAGATCGATTTTGAGCTTGAAGAAAGTTCGAGATTTTTACCACGTTTAAAAGATGTTTTACATATTGGTTTTTCTTGGATTTTAGATAGAGAGAGAATGTTTTTTTGGCAGGAGTTTATTAGACTTTTTTATTTGCATTTAAAAGATGTTGAAGAGATCGATAGTTTTTATTTTGAACTTTTAGAAGACTGTGCTAAGCGTTTTGAAAAGCAAGATTGCAAGCGTGTTATAGTGGATGCTTATTTAAAAATTTTAGATTTTGAAGGGCGTTTGCATAAAAGTTTTGTATGTTTTTATTGTGATGAGTATATTCAAAAAAATGTTGTACTAATAAGAGCTTTTTTGCCCGCTCATAAAAAATGCGCTTTTGGTTACGAGTTTAATGCTAAAGATCTTGTAAAATTATATAGGAGTTTTAATTCATCGCATTTTAGCGATGAATATATTGATAATTTATATAAAATTATCAAAGAGGGTTTTTAA